A genomic region of Fusarium oxysporum f. sp. lycopersici 4287 supercont2.30 genomic scaffold, whole genome shotgun sequence contains the following coding sequences:
- a CDS encoding uncharacterized protein (At least one base has a quality score < 10): MDRPASPRPIDREIANAHGESVSLDATRDKLEATKNFDRKSPEETILERTREVGRLRAEVAYLQDVRRLGEYLCEEVEYVIDRLQLAVIAFHKGLQQIEGGQLDLAK; this comes from the coding sequence ATGGATCGACCTGCTAGTCCGCGCCCAATCGACAGGGAGATAGCAAACGCTCATGGTGAGTCTGTTTCTCTAGATGCTACTCGGGACAAACTTGAAGCGACCAAGAATTTTGACCGAAAATCCCCTGAAGAAACCATCTTGGAAAGAACACGCGAAGTTGGGCGTCTCCGTGCAGAAGTCGCTTACCTGCAAGATGTCCGACGGCTTGGTGAATACCTTTGTGAAGAGGTTGAATATGTCATTGACCGGCTACAACTAGCCGTTATTGCTTTTCATAAAGGACTACAACAGATCGAAGGAGGTCAATTGGACTTGGCGAAATAA